The following proteins come from a genomic window of Metarhizium brunneum chromosome 2, complete sequence:
- the POLI gene encoding DNA polymerase iota, producing MEQQSKRVPRQKHDRVILQFDYDCFYAQVFENKNPALKSRALGVKQKNILATCNYNARGLGVKKLMLISEAKKICKDLVLVDGEDLTPFRDVSKILFNFLRSHSWNNRVERLGFDEVFMDVTDVVDYNIECLNAGCLSHSFFHLSKTDPQDGFKCNFTAIAGCVEGTVPDEAPLENKTYLRLLLGSHLANHLRTKMEEDYGYTSTCGISTNKLLSKLVGSRNKPRNQTTLMALNEQDVIAFMDSHKTRQIPGLGFKTSMQLESQVLGEEVDADSHSFTSAVYARDVRLHPSISPGFIETLLAGPGAERGVGVRVWGLLHGIDQTQVKEAGDIPSQISIEDTYKGLETMTQITEELHKLSCSLIRRMRIDLLALEHNAEKPGTQRWIARPKTLRLAIRSWPTRQGRSSASNFSRISRSGPLPGLVFDASADIDALAQKLVAEALLPLLRRLETAKGHKWNLQLINICVANMVVGAGDDKQGSGRDISVMFRRQDEVLRPFKLEPLSDDEAPSEVSTGDAEGLGSGVDWNGSDNSVCQDCGHSLPSFAMPAHLRYHEMGE from the exons ATGGAGCAGCAATCCAAGCGCGTACCCAGACAGAAGCATGACCGCGTTATCCTCCAATTC GACTATGACTGCTTCTACGCCCAGGTATTTGAGAACAAGAACCCAGCCCTCAAATCGCGAGCCCTGGGAGTGAAGCAAAAAAATATTCTGGCCACCTGCAACTATAATGCCCGGGGGCTTGGTGTGAAGAAGTTGATGCTGATATCCGAAGCTAAGAAGATATGCAAAGACCTGGTGCTCGTGGATGGGGAGGATTTGACGCCATTTCGTGATGTGAGCAAAATTCTATTCAACTTTCTTCGGTCGCATTCATGGAATAATAGGGTAGAGCGGCTGGGGTTTGACGAAGTGTTTATGG ATGTGACCGATGTCGTCGACTACAATATTGAATGCCTCAACGCAGGTTGCTTATCACATTCCTTCTTTCATCTATCCAAAACAGACCCTCAGGATGGATTCAAGTGTAATTTTACGGCCATTGCGGGCTGTGTTGAAGGCACCGTCCCGGACGAGGCACCTCTAGAAAACAAAACCTACCTAAGACTCTTGCTTGGTTCTCATCTCGCAAACCATCTACGCACAAAGATGGAGGAAGATTATGGGTATACGTCAACTTGTGGGATATCAACCAACAAGCTCCTTAGTAAACTGGTGGGAAGCCGTAACAAACCCCGCAATCAGACGACGCTAATGGCCTTGAATGAACAAGACGTTATTGCGTTCATGGACAGCCACAAGACAAGGCAAATACCAGGACTGGGGTTCAAGACTTCTATGCAATTAGAGTCTCAGGTTCTTGGGGAAGAGGTTGACGCAGACTCCCATTCATTTACTTCGGCGGTTTACGCTCGAGATGTCCGTCTGCATCCATCAATATCCCCAGGGTTCATAGAGACTCTTCTCGCCGGTCCTGGAGCCGAGAGGGGAGTTGGTGTCAGGGTATGGGGTCTCTTGCATGGTATTGATCAAACGCAAGTCAAAGAGGCCGGCGACATTCCGTCACAAATAAGCATTGAAGATACATACAAAGGACTAGAGACCATGACCCAAATCACGGAAGAACTGCACAAACTTTCGTGTTCGCTCATCCGGCGAATGAGAATAGATCTCCTTGCTCTAGAACACAATGCAGAGAAGCCGGGGACACAACGATGGATTGCTCGGCCAAAAACCCTGAGGCTTGCAATCAGATCATGGCCGACGAGACAAGGCCGCAGTTCTGCTTCAAATTTCAGTCGAATATCCCGATCTGGCCCCTTGCCTGGCTTAGTTTTTGACGCATCGGCTGATATAGACGCATTAGCGCAGAAACTAGTTGCGGAAGCTCTCCTACCCCTTCTACGACGGCTTGAAACCGCTAAAGGACACAAGTGGAACTTGCAGTTGATTAATATATGTGTTGCAAACATGGTGGTCGGCGCAGGAGATGACAAACAAGGCTCAGGGCGGGACATTTCTGTCATGTTCAGGAGGCAGGATGAAGTGCTTCGTCCGTTTAAACTGGAGCCACTATCCGATGATGAGGCGCCTTCTGAAGTTAGCACTGGTGATGCGGAAGGCTTGGGGTCCGGTGTGGACTGGAATGGTTCAGACAATTCTGTTTGTCAAGATTGTGGCCATTCTTTGCCGTCCTTTGCTATGCCAGCGCATTTGAGATACCACGAAATGGGAGAATAG